CGCCACTCACGAAAAGAGCGTACACACCGAAGCTCCTGCTGGCGTCGCCGGGCCAAGCCGTATCGCGCGATTCTTGTTCAATCTCAGACCACCTGCGGTGCGCCGCAGGCGTCCAAGTAGCTGTCGCCACTTCGATCATCTTTTGGGAGGCTCACATGAAACTGAAGATAGCGACCGGGCTCATGGCCCTGCTCATATTCGCCGCCGTGGTTCCGCTGGCGAAGTCGGAAGACAAGGACAGCAAGAAAACGCAAGAGTTGACCGGCTGCCTGCAAAAGGGTAGCAGTGACCACGAGTTTAAGCTCACCGCCAACGACGGAAGCACATGGGAACTCAAGAGCGACGACGTCAACCTGGGCGCTCATGTCGGGCACGAGGTTACGGTCAAAACGGAAGCCTCGAAGATTCACGCCAAAGCCCACGAAATGAAAGAGGGCGCCAAGGAGGAGATGCAGGAGCACGGCATGGCCAAGAATGCAACGGAGCGTGGCCATCTGACGGTTACCAACCTCACGATGATCAGAGACACCTGCAGCAAGTAGATCACTGGTGCGCATTTTGGAGGCCGCCCCGACCGCCGGGGCGGCCTCGCCATTGGAAACAACTTTGGGATTATTGCTGTATCAGCGTTACACGCCCACCGGATACGGTTTGCCGGTTTGCGGCTCGCGCAGTTCGCGGCCGGTGAACAGGCGCTCGAAGCGGCCCTGCAGCAGCGACATCAGCCCCGTGTACCAGTAGCCGAGCACGAACAGGCAGAGGAAGGGCACGGTGATGTAGTTCTCGTTGGTCACGGCGTACCAGACAGTGGCGGCGAAGTAGGCGCCGATGAGCAGCTCGAAGTATGGCACCAGGCCCAGGCGCTTGCGGTATTTGCCGGTGCGCACTTTGTCTTTTTTCGATTCGACGCGGTATTTGGGCGTGCGCGCAAACGGCGACTGCTTTCCGATCAGCGCCTCCAGCACGACCTTGGTATTCGTCAGCGTCAAGCCGATGCCCTGCGCCATGAGGAAGGGCAGAAACAGCAGGCAGCGCGGCCATTTCTTCGGGAACAGCTCCTTCTGCGAGACCAGGTAGAAGCTGGAAATCGAGAACGTGGACGCCATGAACAAGGGCAGGTCAATGTAGAGCATCTGAAACCAGCCCTGGTAAAAGCGGATGATCATCGCCGGCAACAGCAGCGTGGAGAGAATGATCATCAGCGGATAACTGATGTTAGCTGTCAGGTGATACCAGGCTTCGATCTTTACTCGCAGCGGAACTTTGCTGCGCATCACCAGCGGCAGGTCCTTGATGGCGCACTGGATCAGGCCCTTGGCCCAGCGCGCCTGCTGCGTCTTGAAGGCGGTCATCTCGACCGGCAATTCGGCGGGACATTCCACATCCTGCAGATAGACGAAGCGCCAGCCCTTGATTTGGGCGCGGTAGGAGAGGTCGGTGTCTTCGGTGAGAGTGTCGTGCTGCCAGCCGCCGGCTTCCTCGATGGCGCGCCGCCGCCACATGCCCGCGGTGCCGTTGAAATTAAAAAACAGGCCGTTGCGCGAGCGCCCGCCGTGCTCGAGCACGAAATGGCCGTCGAGCAGGATGGCTTCGACCTCGGTGAGGAAGGAATAGTTGCGGTTGATGTGCGTCCAGCGCGTCTGCACCATGCCTACGTCGGGCGCGGTGAATTGGTGGATGCAGCGCATCAGGAAATCTTCCGGAGGAACGAAATCGGCGTCGAAGATGGCGATGAACTCGCCCGTCGTGGTCTTCATGCCCTCTTGCAACGCGCCCGCCTTGAAGCCTTCGCGATTGGTGCGATGGTGGTAGGTGACCGGATAGCCGAGCGCGGCCCAGCGCTCGACGGCCGCACTGGCGACCTCCACGGTTTCGTCGGTGGAGTCGTCGAGCACCTGGATTTCCAGCTTCTCGCGCGGATATTGCAGCTTGCAGACCGCCTCCAGCAGGCGCTCGATGACGAACTGCTCGTTGAAGATCGGCAACTGCACGGTCACGCGCGGCAGTTCGGCGAAACGTGCGGGCGGTTTGTCGGAGCTGGCGCGCTGCTTGCGGTTCTTGTAGTAGAGGTACACCAGGGTGTAGCGGTGCAGACCGTAGGACGCCAGCCA
The DNA window shown above is from Terriglobia bacterium and carries:
- a CDS encoding glycosyltransferase, giving the protein MLAVFAAPRGFGQYFRTHFLDTTFRGLYQANAFDMALLIPYFIVLIWLASYGLHRYTLVYLYYKNRKQRASSDKPPARFAELPRVTVQLPIFNEQFVIERLLEAVCKLQYPREKLEIQVLDDSTDETVEVASAAVERWAALGYPVTYHHRTNREGFKAGALQEGMKTTTGEFIAIFDADFVPPEDFLMRCIHQFTAPDVGMVQTRWTHINRNYSFLTEVEAILLDGHFVLEHGGRSRNGLFFNFNGTAGMWRRRAIEEAGGWQHDTLTEDTDLSYRAQIKGWRFVYLQDVECPAELPVEMTAFKTQQARWAKGLIQCAIKDLPLVMRSKVPLRVKIEAWYHLTANISYPLMIILSTLLLPAMIIRFYQGWFQMLYIDLPLFMASTFSISSFYLVSQKELFPKKWPRCLLFLPFLMAQGIGLTLTNTKVVLEALIGKQSPFARTPKYRVESKKDKVRTGKYRKRLGLVPYFELLIGAYFAATVWYAVTNENYITVPFLCLFVLGYWYTGLMSLLQGRFERLFTGRELREPQTGKPYPVGV